A portion of the Edaphobacter lichenicola genome contains these proteins:
- the flgC gene encoding flagellar basal body rod protein FlgC produces the protein MNIFGVMDVSGSALKAERVRAEVVASNMANAETTRTPEGGPYQRHHVVFEAQGGGTFQDSMTSQINSSTGQSFGFKSVFAGGLETGMSNGLTAANLTPGGVEVTSVIADASKPLQRYDPQHPDAGPDGFVAYPDINPLTEMVDLMGATRSYGMNASAITAEKGMFNSSLDLLK, from the coding sequence ATGAATATTTTTGGAGTGATGGATGTGAGCGGTTCGGCGTTGAAGGCCGAACGAGTGCGGGCCGAGGTAGTGGCTTCCAATATGGCTAACGCTGAAACCACACGGACGCCGGAGGGTGGACCATATCAGCGGCACCATGTAGTTTTTGAGGCCCAAGGTGGCGGGACCTTTCAGGATTCCATGACTAGTCAGATCAATAGTAGTACTGGCCAGAGCTTTGGGTTTAAGAGCGTCTTTGCTGGGGGATTAGAAACTGGAATGAGCAACGGCTTAACTGCAGCCAATCTAACTCCTGGTGGAGTTGAAGTGACCAGTGTGATTGCCGATGCGAGTAAGCCGTTGCAGCGGTATGACCCGCAGCATCCAGATGCTGGGCCTGATGGGTTTGTGGCGTATCCGGATATCAACCCGTTGACAGAGATGGTGGATCTTATGGGGGCAACACGATCGTATGGGATGAATGCCTCGGCAATTACGGCAGAGAAGGGCATGTTCAATTCTTCGCTTGATCTTTTGAAGTAA
- the flgB gene encoding flagellar basal body rod protein FlgB, with protein sequence MQISSGMDDALGRYLDLTSQQMQITASNMANVDTPGYKTQGFDFDQEFARQLKDSAGAEGLAGSQAPVQDVDGLVARPDGNNVSMDREGLQLAKAQMQFKLGTQLLKGDFSTVMSAIHMDSK encoded by the coding sequence ATGCAGATAAGTTCAGGGATGGACGACGCGTTGGGGAGGTATCTCGATCTGACGAGCCAACAGATGCAAATAACTGCCAGCAATATGGCGAACGTCGATACTCCTGGGTACAAGACTCAAGGATTCGATTTTGACCAGGAGTTTGCACGGCAGTTGAAGGACAGTGCGGGCGCAGAGGGTCTGGCAGGGTCGCAGGCGCCAGTGCAAGATGTGGATGGTTTGGTGGCGAGGCCGGATGGGAACAATGTGTCGATGGATCGTGAGGGACTGCAACTGGCTAAGGCGCAGATGCAGTTCAAGCTCGGGACGCAGCTTTTGAAGGGTGACTTTTCAACTGTGATGAGTGCAATTCATATGGATTCGAAGTAA
- a CDS encoding sigma-54 dependent transcriptional regulator — protein MNMGRDAMLGTDSIEAAATRTVVLASADAGLRQRLRTSLTGLRWQVREASGGAEAMAQLEDSRSEALLVDSWLPDLEVGEFASVIRMMYPAMELLRVDGGADGGARSPRRNELLHALREAQNPVTDTAAWAAAPVAVPTAEGGVGNGVSVRVPVRTTVSSWRDPDLQEMRGRDEDARFDSARQALSVLLGRDEVVRPVAPSENLLPEMIGTSEPMRELTRLIRLVAPRSTTVLIEGETGTGKEVVARALHRLSNRVSKPFAVLNCAAIPEALLEAELFGHTRGAFTGAVQSRTGRIEAAHGGTLFLDEIGEMPMALQAKMLRFLECGELQRVGDNETIRVDVRVIAATHQPLEKLATSVGVERTFRLDLYHRLAVFPVEVPALRERMEDVGLLAEHFLEQMGEEMPRKRLMDQAEAKLYEHTWPGNVRELMHVLERGAILAGDRMEINAEEIRFRRATRG, from the coding sequence ATGAACATGGGACGGGATGCAATGTTGGGCACAGATTCGATTGAAGCAGCGGCGACGCGAACAGTCGTGCTCGCGAGCGCAGACGCAGGGCTAAGACAGAGATTGCGGACATCCTTGACGGGATTGCGATGGCAGGTTCGTGAGGCCAGCGGAGGAGCCGAAGCGATGGCGCAGCTGGAGGACTCCCGGTCTGAGGCGTTGCTGGTGGATAGCTGGCTGCCTGATCTTGAAGTGGGGGAATTCGCGAGCGTGATACGGATGATGTACCCGGCGATGGAGCTGCTGAGAGTGGATGGTGGCGCGGATGGAGGAGCGCGAAGTCCAAGACGCAATGAACTGCTACACGCGCTGCGTGAGGCGCAAAATCCGGTAACGGATACAGCAGCATGGGCAGCCGCTCCAGTTGCGGTCCCGACTGCGGAAGGTGGTGTTGGGAACGGGGTCAGTGTTCGCGTGCCTGTGCGGACCACTGTTTCGTCTTGGAGAGATCCTGACCTGCAGGAGATGCGGGGTCGAGATGAAGATGCCCGCTTCGATTCGGCTCGACAGGCGCTGTCAGTCTTGTTGGGCAGAGATGAGGTGGTCCGTCCCGTTGCGCCATCTGAAAATCTGCTCCCGGAGATGATCGGGACAAGCGAGCCGATGCGAGAACTGACCCGGTTGATTCGACTGGTTGCGCCGCGGTCGACAACTGTATTGATTGAAGGTGAGACAGGAACCGGCAAGGAGGTCGTAGCGCGAGCATTGCACCGGTTGAGCAACCGAGTGAGTAAACCGTTTGCTGTCCTGAATTGTGCAGCGATTCCTGAAGCTCTTCTTGAGGCTGAGCTGTTTGGGCACACTCGTGGCGCGTTTACGGGAGCGGTGCAGTCAAGAACAGGTCGAATCGAAGCCGCGCATGGGGGCACGCTGTTTCTCGATGAGATTGGCGAGATGCCAATGGCATTGCAAGCAAAGATGCTTCGCTTTCTGGAGTGCGGCGAGTTGCAGAGAGTTGGCGATAACGAGACGATACGCGTGGATGTGAGGGTTATTGCTGCGACGCATCAACCGCTTGAGAAGCTCGCCACTAGCGTTGGAGTAGAACGGACCTTCAGGCTGGATCTCTATCATCGCCTCGCCGTATTTCCAGTAGAGGTTCCTGCACTGCGGGAGAGGATGGAAGATGTGGGTTTACTTGCAGAACACTTTTTAGAGCAGATGGGTGAGGAGATGCCACGGAAACGGTTGATGGACCAAGCGGAGGCGAAGCTCTATGAGCACACCTGGCCAGGAAACGTACGAGAGCTTATGCATGTGCTTGAGCGCGGCGCGATCCTAGCTGGAGACAGAATGGAGATTAATGCAGAGGAGATTCGTTTTCGGCGAGCCACTCGCGGATAG
- a CDS encoding response regulator transcription factor: protein MRVLIVEDDAALGLFLQKGLKLEGHEVEWVGDGESGLRYAEEHRPDLIVLDLSLPRKDGTEVLAEMHGRFDETAVLVLTGRSQVEERVKCLNLGADDCLLKPFSFHELTARCRALLRRREQFADPVLRHGDVELNRMERKVTRNGQSIELTVKEFSLLEFLLMRRGQCCSRSELLRDIWQMSPDAGTNVVDVYVNYLRRKLAVAGADSELGVSVIETVRGEGYRMSVGRKTVARVGVRSESMAFAGA, encoded by the coding sequence ATGCGAGTTCTGATTGTTGAAGATGATGCGGCGTTGGGATTGTTTCTGCAAAAGGGTTTGAAGCTGGAAGGTCATGAGGTGGAGTGGGTTGGAGATGGAGAATCCGGCCTGCGGTATGCTGAGGAGCATCGTCCGGACCTGATCGTGCTTGACCTGAGCTTGCCTCGAAAAGATGGAACCGAAGTGTTGGCTGAGATGCATGGGCGGTTCGATGAGACTGCTGTGCTGGTGCTAACCGGGCGCAGCCAAGTAGAGGAGCGGGTTAAATGCCTGAACCTCGGAGCAGATGATTGCCTACTCAAACCCTTTAGCTTTCATGAGCTCACTGCACGATGCCGAGCGCTCCTGCGCCGTCGCGAGCAGTTCGCAGATCCGGTACTGAGGCATGGCGACGTCGAGCTGAATCGAATGGAACGGAAGGTTACGCGGAACGGTCAGTCAATAGAGCTCACCGTAAAGGAATTTAGCCTGCTTGAGTTCTTACTCATGCGGCGGGGCCAGTGCTGCAGCCGGAGCGAGTTACTGCGCGACATTTGGCAGATGTCTCCAGATGCTGGCACCAATGTAGTAGACGTATATGTCAACTATCTTCGAAGGAAGCTGGCAGTTGCGGGTGCGGATAGTGAATTAGGAGTATCTGTGATCGAGACCGTTCGTGGCGAGGGCTACCGGATGAGTGTCGGACGGAAGACAGTGGCACGGGTTGGTGTTCGTTCAGAAAGTATGGCTTTTGCCGGTGCGTAG
- the lexA gene encoding transcriptional repressor LexA gives MAITRRQKEVIDFLSSFTQKNGYSPSYEEIASGLGLSSLATVHKHITNLQHKGLLLRAHNRSRSIDVLPARSGKKNFERVPLLGRIAAGKPVEAIETAESISLSDIIGNREVFALEVRGDSMRDEHIVSGDYVLVERTRTAREGEIIVALVDGSDATLKRFYREGSMVRLQPSNTEMAAIYAPAANVSIQGKVLGVLRKYQ, from the coding sequence ATGGCTATCACGCGGCGGCAAAAAGAGGTCATTGACTTCCTCTCGAGCTTCACTCAGAAGAACGGTTACTCTCCCTCTTACGAAGAGATAGCCAGTGGCCTAGGCCTAAGCTCCCTAGCTACTGTTCATAAACACATCACCAATTTGCAGCACAAAGGCCTACTTCTACGCGCTCACAACCGCAGCCGCTCGATCGACGTACTTCCCGCTCGCAGTGGCAAAAAAAACTTTGAACGCGTCCCGCTTCTGGGTCGTATCGCTGCCGGCAAGCCGGTCGAGGCCATCGAAACCGCAGAAAGTATCTCCCTCTCCGACATTATTGGTAACCGCGAAGTGTTTGCGCTCGAAGTCAGAGGTGATTCTATGCGGGATGAGCATATTGTTTCTGGAGATTACGTTCTGGTCGAACGCACCCGCACCGCACGTGAAGGTGAAATTATCGTCGCGTTGGTTGATGGTTCGGATGCAACGCTCAAACGGTTTTACCGCGAGGGCAGTATGGTGCGTCTTCAGCCTTCCAACACCGAGATGGCAGCCATTTACGCTCCTGCCGCGAACGTCAGCATCCAAGGAAAAGTTTTAGGCGTCCTTCGCAAATATCAATAG
- a CDS encoding efflux RND transporter periplasmic adaptor subunit, giving the protein MATQRKNKRKIWLWTGLTVIALAVVLGVVSAARGNTTKFEPSQLAKVERGDIARSVVATGKVQPITKVEVKSKASGIVTRLDTDINAHVHQGQVLAQLDQQEILDQVAAQKAMLAAAESNARAAEASIQYDKVNAEAPDLPMYKHTYDRNLEMSKEGVVSQQALDDAQQKYLSAANTRDKAVSQITVDASKLRQAQAQVAQNQASLKQLEEQLGYTTITSPMDGTILSRDVEIGDAVSSILVLGSTATLVMTIGDTNQVYVQGKVDESDIGKVYMGQAARIKVESFKDKTFLGKVTKIAPLGVEKDNVTTFEVRVSIDNPGGELKANMTANAEILLEEHKNILTVPEQAVLYDKDRNASVEVPDPKQKNGRRKIDIKTGISNGTKTEILAGLNPGDTVILQQ; this is encoded by the coding sequence TTGGCCACGCAGCGCAAAAATAAACGAAAGATCTGGCTTTGGACTGGCCTTACTGTCATCGCTTTAGCCGTTGTTCTGGGTGTGGTTTCAGCAGCTCGCGGAAACACTACCAAATTCGAACCCTCGCAACTTGCAAAGGTAGAACGCGGTGACATAGCCCGCTCCGTCGTCGCCACCGGCAAGGTTCAACCCATCACCAAAGTCGAAGTTAAATCCAAGGCCTCTGGCATTGTCACTCGTCTTGACACCGACATCAATGCCCACGTCCACCAAGGTCAGGTCTTGGCTCAACTGGACCAACAGGAGATTCTCGATCAGGTTGCCGCGCAAAAAGCCATGCTGGCGGCCGCCGAGTCCAACGCCCGTGCCGCCGAAGCCTCAATCCAGTATGACAAGGTCAACGCCGAAGCGCCCGATCTGCCCATGTACAAACACACCTACGATCGCAATCTGGAGATGTCAAAGGAGGGTGTGGTCTCCCAACAGGCCCTTGACGACGCACAGCAAAAATATCTTTCCGCAGCTAACACCCGAGACAAGGCCGTATCTCAGATCACGGTCGACGCGTCCAAGCTTCGCCAAGCTCAGGCCCAGGTCGCTCAGAACCAAGCCTCCCTCAAGCAGCTTGAAGAACAACTCGGCTATACCACAATCACTTCGCCAATGGACGGTACTATATTATCCCGCGACGTCGAGATCGGCGACGCTGTCAGTTCTATCCTCGTTCTCGGCTCTACAGCTACCCTTGTCATGACTATCGGCGATACCAACCAGGTATATGTCCAGGGAAAGGTTGATGAATCAGACATCGGCAAGGTTTATATGGGCCAAGCTGCACGCATCAAGGTCGAATCCTTCAAGGACAAAACCTTCCTTGGTAAAGTCACCAAGATCGCCCCCCTTGGCGTCGAAAAAGACAACGTCACTACCTTTGAGGTTCGCGTCTCCATTGACAATCCCGGGGGCGAACTCAAAGCCAATATGACCGCCAACGCCGAGATCCTCCTTGAGGAACACAAGAACATCCTAACGGTGCCTGAGCAAGCTGTCCTTTACGACAAGGATCGCAATGCGTCAGTCGAAGTCCCGGATCCGAAACAGAAGAACGGCCGACGCAAGATTGACATCAAGACCGGCATCTCCAACGGAACAAAAACTGAAATTCTCGCTGGCCTCAACCCCGGTGACACCGTCATTCTTCAGCAATAA
- a CDS encoding DUF4097 family beta strand repeat-containing protein — protein sequence MTIKVLVSAVLSLTAVAAFAADSNFTRTLTTGSSPNVSVSTGSGNIRLHPGSGDQVQIVAHVHSSHGWMSGGSDVDGRIQQIVTNPPIVQNGNDITIGEHHNNDLYRNITIDYEITLPRSSAIDSTTGSGDVEIQDVGASVKAQSGSGNVRVNGVQGPTTLGTGSGNIELQQTGPGDVKAETGSGNIRLHGLAGALKASTGSGDIEAEGQPTSDWKLSTGSGNVHLAIGSAHFNLDADTGSGNISVAQPMTMQGSLNRHHVNAVVNGGGPTLRIGTGSGDIQIK from the coding sequence ATGACCATCAAAGTTCTCGTCTCAGCCGTTCTCAGTCTGACCGCAGTCGCAGCTTTTGCAGCTGACAGCAACTTCACGCGCACTCTCACCACGGGCAGCTCGCCCAACGTCTCTGTCTCAACGGGCTCCGGCAACATTCGTCTCCATCCCGGCTCCGGAGATCAGGTCCAAATTGTGGCACATGTGCACTCCAGCCATGGATGGATGAGCGGCGGCAGTGATGTCGACGGTCGCATTCAACAGATTGTCACTAACCCACCCATAGTCCAAAACGGAAACGACATCACCATCGGTGAACATCACAACAACGATCTTTACCGCAATATCACCATTGACTACGAAATCACCCTTCCGCGCTCCTCTGCCATCGACTCCACCACCGGCTCGGGCGACGTGGAAATCCAAGACGTCGGCGCTTCTGTCAAAGCGCAGAGTGGTTCCGGCAACGTTCGCGTCAACGGCGTCCAGGGGCCCACGACTCTCGGCACTGGCTCAGGCAACATCGAGCTCCAGCAAACCGGTCCCGGCGACGTCAAAGCCGAGACGGGCAGCGGCAATATCCGTCTCCACGGTCTCGCCGGGGCTCTTAAAGCCAGCACTGGCTCAGGCGACATCGAAGCTGAAGGCCAACCAACAAGCGACTGGAAGCTCTCAACCGGCAGCGGCAATGTTCATCTTGCGATAGGCAGCGCGCACTTCAATCTCGATGCTGATACCGGATCCGGCAACATCAGCGTCGCCCAGCCCATGACCATGCAGGGCAGCCTCAACCGCCATCACGTCAATGCGGTTGTCAACGGCGGCGGTCCAACTCTTCGCATCGGCACCGGTTCCGGCGACATCCAGATCAAATAA
- a CDS encoding HAD family hydrolase, whose amino-acid sequence MSSGATPRLVVFDLDGTLIDSRADLCNSVNATLTHLGKPTLPEAVISGYIGDGASMLVRRAIGDPEGDSADEQYVTEALTYFLDYYRIHKLDNTYVYPGVIESLQSLRDASPHILMAVLTNKPVNPSRDICAHLGLSRFFFQNYGGNSFHTKKPDPHGLETLIAEATTLAGSTIAPIETVMVGDTDIDVLTARNCGVRSVGCTFGLNPQSLFDAPPDHLAHTPADWAKILASMGL is encoded by the coding sequence ATGTCTTCCGGCGCAACTCCTCGCTTAGTCGTCTTTGATCTTGATGGCACCCTCATTGACTCCCGCGCTGACCTTTGTAATTCGGTTAACGCAACTCTTACCCATCTCGGCAAGCCCACCCTCCCGGAGGCTGTCATCTCCGGTTACATAGGCGACGGGGCCTCTATGCTCGTCCGCCGTGCCATCGGTGACCCTGAAGGCGATTCTGCCGATGAACAATATGTAACCGAAGCACTAACATACTTCCTAGACTATTACCGAATCCACAAACTCGACAACACTTACGTCTATCCTGGCGTCATCGAGTCCCTTCAATCATTGCGCGACGCAAGCCCTCACATCCTCATGGCGGTCCTCACCAACAAACCCGTCAACCCCTCTCGCGACATCTGCGCGCACTTGGGCCTATCACGCTTTTTCTTCCAAAACTATGGTGGCAATAGCTTTCACACCAAAAAACCAGATCCCCACGGCCTCGAGACTCTCATTGCCGAAGCAACCACCTTAGCCGGCTCCACGATCGCACCCATAGAAACCGTCATGGTAGGTGATACTGACATCGACGTTCTCACCGCACGCAATTGCGGAGTTCGGAGCGTTGGTTGCACCTTCGGACTCAACCCTCAGTCCCTGTTCGACGCGCCACCCGATCACCTGGCCCACACCCCCGCAGATTGGGCTAAAATCCTCGCTTCCATGGGGCTGTAA
- the lon gene encoding endopeptidase La, which translates to MTNQPKKALSGDVRKLPMMPIRDMVIFPHMMTPFVVGRESSVRALEEALSSDRKIFLATQHDASVDEPNADDIYETGTIGNIVQSVKMPDGNIKVLVEGVERARATEVNDVDGFFVATVRTGQTQLEMTPQVEQLMQRVHSLFEQYVKLQQSLNYETMAASVRADEPAKLADTIAANLQLSIEEKQQLLEVFDPEDRLSKVADVLDVAIEKLNMDRTIQSRVKRQMEKAQKEYYLNEKIKAIQKELGRGEKSEFDELKKKIEAAGMPKDVLEKSLQELKKLEAMPPMSAESTVSRNYLDWLLAVPWKKRSKEIRSIEHAEQILNEDHYGLEKIKERILEFLAVRQLVKNPKGSILCFVGPPGVGKTSLGMSIAKATGRKFVRMSLGGVRDEAEIRGHRRTYIGALPGQIIQSMKKAGTKNPVFMLDEIDKMASDFRGDPASALLEVLDPEQNTSFQDHYLDVEYDLSQVLFVATANVLHTIPGPLQDRMEILRLHGYTEVEKLEIAKQYLVKKQREGTGLTEEQIIFEDDALRQIIRGYTREAGVRNLEREIGNVCRKVARRVVKNGAEHKETITGENISDILGVAKFRDSQVHEKSEVGLVTGLAWTEMGGTILQTEVQVLDGKGKMTATGQLGDVMQESAQAALTYIRSRSHHLGLAKDFYKNVDIHVHVPEGAIPKDGPSAGITLATGLASALTKIKVRRDIAMTGEITLRGKVLPIGGLKEKLLAAHRAGIFEAILPEENRKDMADLPELLKSSMKLHFVEEMDQVLKLALEGNLPELREETPEALTPVLPPAGIDIPQPLSHQ; encoded by the coding sequence ATGACAAATCAACCAAAAAAAGCGCTGAGCGGTGATGTTCGTAAGCTCCCAATGATGCCCATTCGTGACATGGTCATCTTTCCTCACATGATGACTCCGTTTGTAGTGGGCCGCGAATCGAGTGTTCGTGCACTCGAGGAGGCACTATCAAGCGATCGGAAGATATTCCTCGCTACACAGCATGATGCTTCTGTGGATGAACCGAATGCAGACGACATTTATGAGACGGGCACGATCGGCAATATCGTCCAAAGCGTCAAGATGCCGGACGGCAACATTAAAGTATTAGTTGAAGGCGTTGAACGGGCGCGGGCAACCGAAGTGAATGACGTTGACGGTTTTTTCGTCGCCACCGTACGCACTGGTCAAACCCAGCTCGAGATGACACCGCAAGTGGAACAGTTAATGCAGCGTGTCCACTCTCTATTTGAGCAGTATGTAAAGCTGCAGCAATCGCTCAACTACGAGACGATGGCGGCCAGCGTCCGCGCGGACGAGCCAGCCAAACTAGCCGATACGATCGCCGCGAATCTACAACTGTCGATCGAGGAGAAACAGCAGTTGCTGGAGGTTTTCGATCCAGAGGATCGATTATCCAAGGTTGCGGACGTGCTGGATGTTGCGATTGAGAAGCTTAATATGGATCGCACCATTCAGTCGCGAGTGAAGCGGCAGATGGAGAAGGCTCAAAAAGAGTACTACCTCAACGAGAAGATCAAGGCTATCCAGAAGGAGCTTGGTCGCGGCGAGAAGTCTGAGTTTGACGAACTCAAGAAGAAGATCGAAGCGGCAGGAATGCCGAAGGACGTGCTGGAAAAGTCGCTGCAGGAGCTGAAGAAGCTTGAGGCTATGCCTCCAATGTCGGCTGAGTCGACCGTATCGCGAAACTACCTCGATTGGCTTCTTGCGGTCCCTTGGAAGAAGCGGTCAAAGGAGATTCGTTCTATCGAGCATGCCGAACAGATTCTGAACGAAGACCACTATGGTTTGGAAAAGATCAAGGAACGGATTCTCGAGTTTCTTGCTGTTCGACAGTTGGTGAAGAATCCAAAGGGTTCAATTCTGTGCTTTGTCGGGCCTCCGGGCGTAGGTAAGACGTCTTTGGGTATGTCGATCGCTAAGGCTACCGGGCGTAAGTTCGTCAGGATGTCGCTTGGCGGTGTTCGAGACGAGGCTGAGATTCGGGGACATCGGAGGACTTACATCGGTGCGCTGCCCGGGCAGATCATCCAGTCGATGAAGAAGGCCGGGACCAAGAACCCGGTGTTCATGCTGGATGAGATCGACAAGATGGCTTCGGACTTCCGCGGCGATCCGGCGAGTGCCCTGCTTGAGGTGCTCGATCCAGAACAGAATACGTCGTTCCAGGATCATTACCTGGATGTCGAATATGATCTGTCGCAGGTGCTCTTTGTTGCGACCGCAAATGTGCTGCATACGATTCCGGGGCCCTTGCAGGATCGTATGGAGATCCTTCGGCTGCATGGTTATACCGAGGTTGAGAAGCTGGAGATCGCCAAGCAATACCTGGTGAAGAAGCAGCGAGAAGGCACTGGACTGACTGAAGAGCAGATCATCTTCGAGGACGATGCGCTTCGGCAGATCATTCGCGGTTACACGCGAGAGGCCGGCGTCCGAAATCTGGAGCGCGAGATCGGGAACGTTTGCCGCAAGGTTGCGCGCCGTGTCGTGAAGAACGGTGCGGAGCATAAGGAGACGATCACTGGCGAGAACATCAGTGACATCCTCGGCGTGGCGAAGTTCCGCGACTCGCAGGTGCATGAGAAGAGCGAAGTCGGTCTTGTCACGGGTCTGGCCTGGACCGAAATGGGCGGAACAATTTTGCAGACCGAGGTGCAGGTGCTCGACGGTAAAGGCAAGATGACGGCCACCGGGCAACTGGGCGACGTGATGCAGGAGTCGGCTCAGGCTGCGCTCACGTATATTCGCTCGCGTTCGCATCATCTTGGGCTGGCGAAGGACTTTTACAAGAACGTCGACATCCATGTTCACGTGCCGGAGGGAGCGATCCCGAAGGATGGTCCGTCGGCAGGAATTACGCTGGCTACCGGTCTTGCGAGCGCGCTCACCAAGATCAAGGTGCGGCGTGATATCGCCATGACCGGCGAGATTACTCTGCGCGGCAAGGTGCTCCCCATCGGCGGGTTGAAGGAGAAGCTGCTTGCTGCTCATCGTGCGGGTATCTTCGAGGCGATTCTGCCTGAGGAGAACCGCAAGGACATGGCTGATCTGCCAGAGTTGCTGAAGAGCAGCATGAAGCTGCACTTCGTCGAGGAGATGGACCAGGTGCTGAAGCTTGCGCTCGAGGGAAATCTGCCCGAGCTTCGGGAAGAGACTCCTGAAGCGCTGACTCCAGTGCTTCCTCCAGCAGGGATTGATATTCCACAACCTCTCTCTCATCAGTAG
- a CDS encoding lmo0937 family membrane protein, with translation MFLILAVVLVLLWLGGFFVLHISSFLIHLLLIFALISIIMNFVGGRRAV, from the coding sequence ATGTTTCTCATTCTGGCGGTTGTATTGGTTTTGCTCTGGCTTGGCGGGTTCTTCGTTCTGCACATCAGCAGCTTCCTCATTCATCTGCTGCTTATCTTTGCGTTGATCTCGATCATCATGAACTTTGTCGGTGGCAGGCGCGCAGTCTAG
- a CDS encoding GNAT family N-acetyltransferase, with the protein MPASQFKVALIKRSEVEEADRIVRLAFGTFLGVPNPSDFMGDRNFMTPRWHSPNVKVLAAREGNRLIGTNVVTRWGSFAFFGPLTILPEYWDRGVAKLLLQSTISTFDRWGVRHTGLFTFAQSAKHVSLYQKFGYWPRYLTAIMTFTPEANPTPLAERTNAPVLLSSLKKSPRELAIQACRKLSHRIDKGLDLTAEIRAVHAQRTGDVVLTYTRGVLDAFAVCMHGSGSEGGEKTCYVKFAAARGGTGAGERFDGLLDAFEAFASSRGVSVEAGMNSAREDAYRRIRSRGYQVTLQGVAMHRPHAEGFNRADAYVIDDWR; encoded by the coding sequence ATGCCGGCAAGCCAATTCAAAGTTGCTCTCATAAAGCGTAGCGAAGTCGAAGAGGCGGATCGCATCGTCCGGCTGGCCTTTGGAACGTTTTTGGGGGTGCCCAATCCCTCCGACTTCATGGGCGACCGCAACTTTATGACGCCCCGTTGGCATTCGCCCAACGTGAAAGTACTCGCGGCACGCGAAGGCAACCGCCTGATCGGAACGAACGTAGTTACGCGCTGGGGCTCGTTCGCGTTCTTCGGCCCACTGACCATACTGCCGGAGTACTGGGATCGTGGCGTGGCGAAGCTGCTCCTCCAATCCACAATCTCAACCTTCGACAGGTGGGGCGTACGTCACACCGGCCTGTTCACGTTCGCGCAGAGCGCCAAACATGTGAGCCTGTATCAAAAGTTCGGCTACTGGCCGCGCTATCTCACCGCCATCATGACGTTCACTCCCGAAGCCAACCCGACTCCTCTTGCCGAACGTACGAATGCGCCGGTATTGCTGTCGTCATTGAAGAAGAGCCCGCGCGAGCTGGCCATTCAAGCATGCCGCAAGCTGAGCCACAGGATCGATAAAGGTCTCGACCTCACCGCCGAGATACGGGCAGTGCACGCACAACGCACCGGCGATGTCGTGTTGACCTACACACGTGGTGTTCTTGACGCCTTTGCCGTCTGCATGCACGGATCTGGATCCGAAGGTGGAGAGAAGACCTGCTACGTCAAGTTCGCTGCCGCTCGCGGTGGCACAGGCGCAGGCGAACGTTTCGACGGACTATTGGATGCCTTTGAGGCGTTCGCGTCCTCACGTGGAGTCTCTGTAGAGGCTGGCATGAACTCCGCTCGGGAAGATGCCTATCGGCGAATTCGATCTCGCGGTTATCAAGTTACCCTACAAGGCGTCGCGATGCACCGTCCGCATGCAGAAGGGTTCAATCGTGCTGACGCCTACGTGATCGACGACTGGCGTTAA